From a single Acidimicrobiia bacterium genomic region:
- a CDS encoding DUF1003 domain-containing protein produces the protein MERNWAIYLARRLWDFHPGVRSGNELTMGERAADRLRNGMGSWAFVFVTLLFLATWMAFNRNTGFDPYPFILLNLLLSCVAALQGAVLLIAAPAPTRSPPNWPSTITAPTTRLSNSSANSRRSPKTSRYESAEANRLRDHAEWMIPCRA, from the coding sequence ATGGAGCGGAATTGGGCGATCTATCTTGCACGACGGTTGTGGGATTTCCATCCAGGGGTGCGCAGCGGGAACGAGCTAACCATGGGCGAACGCGCCGCCGATCGGCTTCGCAACGGCATGGGCTCATGGGCGTTCGTGTTCGTCACACTCCTGTTCCTGGCGACGTGGATGGCGTTCAACCGCAACACGGGTTTCGATCCGTATCCATTCATCTTGCTCAACTTGCTGCTCTCCTGCGTTGCGGCGCTGCAGGGGGCGGTCCTACTGATTGCCGCTCCCGCGCCGACCAGATCTCCGCCGAACTGGCCCTCCACGATTACAGCACCAACAACGAGGCTCTCGAACTCATCCGCAAACTCGAGGAGATCACCAAAGACATCCAGGTACGAGTCGGCGGAGGCGAACCGCCTGAGGGACCACGCTGAATGGATGATTCCGTGCCGAGCATGA